From bacterium, the proteins below share one genomic window:
- a CDS encoding transposase, with amino-acid sequence MARIRRPLSANLTHHVTAKAIPPQICFVDNDSRGTFRQLLASLANQVRVEIHAYAMMDNHLHLMLTAREQNALAVAMRILLGRHTMLLNRAKGRQGPLWHDRYATVPVESDDHAINTHLYIDANPWRARVVEHPRESDWTSYLALAEGLGSAFLTPHPVIAQLGKDSSERQAVYRRIMERYIKESPRFKMNGNGRQAADPLAGLRLSQYTEA; translated from the coding sequence ATGGCACGCATACGCAGACCCCTTTCCGCCAACCTGACCCACCATGTCACGGCAAAAGCCATTCCCCCACAGATTTGCTTCGTAGACAATGACAGCCGGGGGACTTTCCGGCAATTGCTCGCATCACTGGCAAACCAGGTGCGCGTCGAGATCCACGCATATGCCATGATGGATAACCATTTGCACCTGATGTTGACTGCCCGGGAACAGAATGCACTTGCAGTGGCCATGCGGATTTTACTTGGACGCCATACGATGCTCTTGAATAGAGCAAAAGGTCGGCAGGGACCACTTTGGCATGACCGCTATGCCACGGTCCCAGTGGAATCGGACGACCACGCCATCAACACACACTTGTACATAGATGCCAATCCTTGGCGTGCGCGAGTGGTTGAACATCCTCGCGAGTCAGACTGGACAAGCTATCTAGCACTGGCGGAAGGACTTGGCAGCGCATTTCTGACACCACATCCAGTTATTGCGCAACTGGGCAAGGACTCGTCCGAACGACAGGCGGTTTACCGTCGCATCATGGAGCGGTACATCAAGGAGTCCCCCCGCTTCAAGATGAACGGAAATGGTCGTCAAGCTGCAGATCCGTTGGCG
- a CDS encoding PorV/PorQ family protein, whose protein sequence is MRSWQAVLYVVMTLALLQTAEAQNKAGTAGAQFLKLSATARGLGMADALLPLAEDVSALYYNPGGLTQLDGWHAAMTHYALPVGVTQNWLGVVYGVAEQGTSYGLSLTFLNSGWMDETTPLRPEGTGRQFNYLDFALGATVAKRLTDKFSTGLTLKFINESTMEFDASGWAADVGTYYDTHWRSMKLAMIISNFGPDLAFIEKEYPLPILFKFGVSMDLMGTRGDEHFLQGAFEFGHPSDNVEQINLGFEYAFKDQFFLRLGKRVNAVDEKDFEDFDPGDGYEYPLLSSDGLSLGAGFKWTHEAWGTMGLDYAYAPSRFLESRNMITLTWSR, encoded by the coding sequence ATGAGATCCTGGCAAGCGGTCCTATACGTGGTCATGACCTTGGCGCTGCTGCAGACCGCCGAGGCCCAGAACAAGGCCGGCACGGCGGGCGCCCAGTTCCTCAAGCTGAGCGCCACCGCCCGCGGCCTGGGCATGGCCGACGCCCTGCTGCCCCTGGCGGAGGACGTCAGCGCCCTCTACTACAACCCGGGCGGCCTTACCCAGCTGGACGGCTGGCATGCGGCTATGACCCATTACGCCCTGCCCGTGGGCGTCACCCAGAACTGGCTGGGCGTGGTCTATGGCGTGGCCGAGCAGGGCACGAGCTACGGCCTCTCCCTCACCTTCCTCAACAGCGGCTGGATGGACGAGACCACGCCCCTGCGCCCGGAAGGCACGGGCCGGCAGTTCAACTACCTGGACTTCGCTCTGGGCGCCACCGTGGCCAAACGCCTGACGGACAAGTTCTCCACCGGCCTGACGCTGAAGTTCATCAATGAGAGCACGATGGAGTTCGACGCCTCGGGCTGGGCGGCGGACGTGGGGACCTATTACGACACCCATTGGCGCAGTATGAAGCTGGCGATGATCATCTCCAACTTCGGGCCGGACCTCGCCTTCATCGAGAAGGAGTACCCGCTGCCCATCCTCTTCAAGTTCGGCGTCTCGATGGATTTGATGGGCACGCGGGGGGATGAGCATTTCCTGCAGGGCGCCTTCGAATTCGGCCACCCCAGCGACAACGTTGAACAGATCAATCTGGGCTTCGAGTACGCATTCAAGGATCAGTTCTTCCTGCGTCTGGGCAAGAGGGTCAACGCCGTTGACGAGAAGGACTTCGAGGACTTCGACCCGGGGGACGGCTACGAGTATCCGCTCTTGTCCAGCGATGGCCTGAGCCTGGGCGCCGGCTTCAAGTGGACCCATGAGGCCTGGGGCACCATGGGTCTCGACTACGCCTATGCGCCTTCCCGCTTCTTGGAAAGCCGCAACATGATCACCCTCACCTGGTCCCGTTAG
- a CDS encoding right-handed parallel beta-helix repeat-containing protein, which yields MKKHLPWLLAAMTCLMLACSSDDSTGTKAEQRLTRVYTTEIPTGTVSGTWTRAGSPYYISGDVTIPAGQTLTIQPGVDVWMHDRTSLYVEGTLSAEGVLGQPIRFLGYQDDEEYGLWQGIVFRPGSDASILRYAIVAFGSRFNNADPEKTAGVVCRDASPTIEHCLVWRNQYNGISLQGSALPKLRSNIIYENDGSGIVFDTSHTGNHTKFENWVSDSLVARNNVSANSSLTIRYSSIFAETQWGTAFGDSTIIDYTQALAVDLLSSDGNGNDVYRVNENNDRVDRFGNSMQNAMFDDLSADFQSFNSCSPCIQAAHDWDNGDRADMGCVVYIQAQNEIRKRIKNPVLTGTTYTVTCDAFSHEPVSMTGSRVQFAGYFGLEFDGGLSISGATFEPTADRMINSAWKSLFIKNNAGGTIHIENSTFRYGTESSFSGQDWINAGGMVELRGGAVAELRGCTFQNGTNYGVSAHGAGSMAWVDDCTFRSNGLSAVYFAYGARGKVSRSDIRGCGSYGIFLYNTGYSSQIENNLIAQGHLYGIKLHAAPAVEILQNTIVDNAYGGIKLDANSDPSIRYNLIAGNDFAGTPIATGIVGTQIGLRQDTNNPNVNVNWFSGNGGTNVWRYFNDGADSTLMYADSLALPDNWNIGACNQWTTVSLPSDWSFSQTIADCEAGGVARNIGRSAGQLSNPGPVLGSIGNRQILEDGTLELWLGAISFTGDDNFIFSVTSSEPNVGVELTGHHLILRPAADWHGTAQITTTVTNSEGSDTEVTTLTVVSVNDPPVLTPIPDQTMAMGGPDLVLTLHATDVEGDPLTFSGELVVINVVTGIDSGHSLTVTGTTLTLNPANSFSGEFQVNVRVVDGNEQRADRREDRGTFRVVVQ from the coding sequence ATGAAGAAACACCTGCCCTGGCTGCTGGCGGCGATGACCTGCCTGATGCTTGCCTGCAGCAGCGACGACAGCACGGGAACGAAGGCAGAGCAGCGCCTCACGCGCGTCTACACCACCGAAATCCCCACCGGGACGGTGAGCGGCACCTGGACTAGAGCCGGTTCGCCTTACTATATCTCGGGGGACGTCACGATCCCCGCCGGCCAGACCCTCACCATCCAACCGGGGGTGGATGTCTGGATGCATGACCGCACCAGTCTATATGTCGAGGGGACATTGTCGGCGGAGGGCGTGTTGGGCCAGCCCATCCGCTTCCTGGGCTACCAGGACGACGAGGAATACGGTCTCTGGCAGGGCATCGTCTTCCGGCCCGGCAGCGACGCCTCCATCCTGCGCTACGCCATCGTCGCCTTCGGCTCCAGGTTCAACAACGCCGACCCGGAGAAGACGGCAGGCGTGGTCTGCCGCGACGCCAGCCCCACCATCGAGCACTGCCTGGTCTGGCGCAACCAGTACAACGGCATCAGCCTGCAAGGTTCGGCCCTGCCGAAGCTGCGTTCCAACATCATCTATGAGAACGACGGCAGCGGCATCGTCTTCGACACCAGCCACACGGGCAACCACACGAAATTCGAGAACTGGGTGAGCGACAGTCTGGTGGCCCGCAACAACGTGTCCGCCAACAGCTCGCTCACCATCCGCTACTCCTCGATCTTCGCGGAAACACAGTGGGGCACGGCCTTCGGCGATTCGACCATCATCGACTACACCCAGGCCCTGGCCGTGGACCTCCTCTCCTCGGACGGCAACGGCAACGACGTGTACCGCGTCAACGAGAACAACGACCGTGTCGACCGCTTCGGCAACTCCATGCAGAACGCCATGTTCGACGACCTGAGCGCCGACTTCCAGTCCTTCAACTCGTGCAGTCCCTGCATCCAGGCGGCCCACGACTGGGACAACGGGGACCGGGCCGACATGGGCTGCGTCGTGTACATCCAGGCCCAGAACGAGATCCGCAAGCGCATCAAGAATCCGGTCCTGACGGGAACCACCTACACCGTCACCTGCGACGCCTTCAGCCACGAGCCGGTCAGCATGACGGGTTCCCGCGTGCAGTTCGCCGGTTACTTCGGTCTGGAGTTCGACGGCGGCCTCAGCATCAGCGGCGCCACCTTCGAGCCGACGGCCGACCGCATGATCAATTCCGCCTGGAAGAGCCTGTTCATCAAGAACAACGCCGGCGGAACGATCCACATCGAGAACAGCACCTTCCGCTATGGCACGGAAAGCAGCTTCAGCGGGCAGGACTGGATCAACGCCGGCGGCATGGTGGAGCTGCGCGGGGGCGCGGTGGCGGAACTGCGCGGCTGCACCTTCCAGAACGGCACCAACTACGGCGTCTCCGCCCACGGGGCCGGCAGCATGGCCTGGGTGGATGACTGCACCTTCCGGAGCAACGGCCTGTCCGCCGTCTACTTCGCCTACGGGGCGCGGGGCAAGGTTTCCCGCAGTGACATCCGCGGCTGCGGATCTTACGGCATCTTTCTCTACAACACGGGCTATTCCAGCCAGATCGAGAACAACCTGATCGCCCAGGGCCACCTCTACGGCATCAAGCTGCACGCCGCGCCGGCGGTGGAGATCCTGCAGAACACGATCGTGGACAACGCCTACGGCGGCATCAAGCTGGACGCCAATAGCGATCCCTCCATCCGCTACAACTTGATCGCCGGCAACGATTTCGCCGGCACCCCCATTGCCACGGGCATCGTGGGGACGCAGATCGGCCTGCGGCAGGACACCAACAACCCCAATGTCAACGTCAATTGGTTCTCCGGCAACGGCGGCACCAACGTCTGGCGCTACTTCAACGACGGCGCCGACTCGACTCTGATGTACGCTGACTCGCTCGCATTGCCCGACAATTGGAACATCGGCGCCTGCAACCAGTGGACCACCGTCAGCCTGCCCTCCGACTGGAGCTTCAGCCAGACCATCGCCGACTGCGAGGCGGGCGGCGTGGCGCGCAACATCGGCCGCAGCGCGGGGCAGTTGAGCAATCCGGGACCCGTGCTGGGCAGCATCGGCAACCGCCAGATCCTGGAAGACGGCACTCTGGAGCTGTGGCTGGGCGCCATCAGCTTCACGGGGGATGACAACTTCATCTTCTCCGTCACCAGCAGCGAGCCCAACGTGGGGGTGGAGCTGACGGGTCATCACCTCATCCTGCGCCCCGCCGCCGACTGGCACGGCACGGCGCAGATCACCACCACCGTGACCAACAGCGAGGGCAGCGACACGGAAGTCACCACCCTGACCGTGGTCTCCGTCAACGATCCACCGGTGCTGACCCCCATTCCCGACCAGACGATGGCCATGGGTGGCCCCGACCTGGTGTTGACCCTGCACGCCACGGACGTGGAGGGAGATCCCCTCACCTTCTCGGGCGAGCTGGTGGTGATCAACGTGGTCACCGGCATTGATTCCGGCCATTCGCTCACCGTCACGGGGACGACCCTGACCCTGAATCCCGCCAACTCTTTCTCCGGCGAGTTCCAGGTCAACGTGCGGGTGGTGGACGGCAATGAACAGCGGGCGGACCGCCGCGAGGATCGCGGCACCTTCCGGGTCGTGGTCCAGTAG